One stretch of Nicotiana tabacum cultivar K326 chromosome 18, ASM71507v2, whole genome shotgun sequence DNA includes these proteins:
- the LOC107816741 gene encoding putative calcium-binding protein CML13 codes for MVKDLSNDQISSMKEAFTLFDTDGDGKIAPSELGILMRSLGGNPTQAQLKSIIAEEKLTAPFDFNRFLDLMSKHLKPEPFDRQLRDAFKVLDKDGTGFVVVSDLKHILTSIGEKLEPAEFDEWIREVDVGSDGKIRYEDFIARMVAK; via the coding sequence ATGGTGAAAGATCTGAGCAACGATCAAATATCCTCCATGAAGGAGGCATTCACTCTCTTTGACACCGACGGCGACGGCAAAATCGCTCCATCGGAGCTAGGGATCCTAATGAGAtcactcggtggtaacccgaccCAAGCCCAACTCAAATCAATAATCGCCGAGGAAAAACTCACCGCGCCGTTCGATTTCAACCGATTTTTAGATCTCatgtcaaaacacctcaaaccggAGCCATTTGATCGCCAATTGCGCGACGCGTTCAAGGTCCTTGATAAAGACGGCACTGGTTTCGTCGTCGTTTCGGATCTAAAGCATATTTTAACTAGTATCGGGGAGAAGCTTGAACCTGCGGAATTTGATGAGTGGATCCGAGAAGTTGATGTTGGATCCGATGGGAAGATCCGGTATGAGGATTTCATTGCTAGGATGGTTGCCAAGTGA